The DNA region CCGGGATCGTGTGAGCATCGGACTTCCTTTCGGTGCGTGGGGATAGGCATTCAGGTGAATGGGGCGATCCTGTCCCGCAGCGCTATCCCTTGACGGCGCCGAGCATGATGCCGGATACGAAGTAGCGCTGGATGAAGGGGTACACCATGATGATCGGAAGAACGGTCAGGATGATGGTGACGGACTGGATGTTCGCGGCGGCCTGCGCGAGGCTGTCGCTACTGCTTCCGGTGGAGGTGGCGGTGGTGGCCCCGGCGATCAGGTTGCGGAGGTAGACGGTCACCGGGAACAGTTCGGAGCGGTCCATGTAGAGGAACGCGGAGAACCACGAGTTCCAGAACGAGACCGCGTAGAAGAGCACCATCGTGGCGATGATCGCCTTCGACAGCGGGATGACGATGCGCCAGAGGATGCCGTACGTGTTGAGCCCGTCGACGGCGGCGGCCTCCTCCAGTTCGGTCGGCAGGCTTTCGAAGAAGGCCTTCATCACCAGCAGGTTGAACACGTTGATCGCGTTGGGCAGCACGATCGCCCAGATGCTGTTCTTCAGTCCGAGGCTGGTGATCAGTACGTAGTTGGGGATCAGTCCGCCGGAGAAGAACATGGTGAACACGGCGATGCCGACCAGCATGCCGCGACCCTTGAGGTCCTTCTTCGACAACACGTACGCGTAGCAGGTGGTCAGCACGATCGAGATGACGGTGGCGACCAGGGTGTAGACGATGGTGTTGCGGTAGTTGGTCCAGAACATCGAGTCGGACATCACCAGCCGGTAGGTGTCCAGGTTGAACCCGCGCGGCACGATGCTGACCTGGCCGGAGCGGATGTAGCCCTCCTCGCTGAGCGAGCGGGCGACGATGTTGGCGAACGGGTAGAGCGTGACGATCACGACGGCGGTCAGGATGACCGTGTTGACGATCCGGAAGATCCGGTAGCCACGGGTGTCGTCGGGGCGGCGCGGCCGACGGCGGTCCGACCCGAACAACTTGCGGGAGGTGTCGACGGTCACCACAGGCTCGTCCCTACTGCGCGGCGGGCGATCAGGTTGGCCGACAGCACCAGGGTCAGCCCGATCAGTGCCTCGAACAGGCCGATGGCGGCGGCGTAGCTGAAGTTGCTGGAGACCACGCCCATCCGGTAGAGGTACGTCGATATGACGTCGGCGGTCGGATAGGTCAGCGGGTTGTAGAGCAGCAGGATCTTCTCGAAGCCGACCGCCATGAAGGTGCCGATGTTCAGGATCAGCAGCGTGACCATGGTGGGCCGGATGCCGGGCAGCGTGACGTGCCAGGTCTGCCGCCACCGGTTCGCGCCGTCGATCCGGGCGGCCTCGTAGAGGTCCTCGTCGATCGTGGTGAGCGCGGCGAGGTACAGGATCGTCCCCCAGCCGACGGTCTGCCACACCTCGGACGAGACATAGATGGTGCGGAACCAGCCCGGCTGCTGCAGGAACGGGATGGCCTCGCCGCCGAGGGACCGGATCATCGTGTTGACCGTGCCGTCGATCGACAGGATCTGCATCACCATCGCCGCGACGATCACGATCGACAGGAAGTGCGGCAGGTACGACACCGACTGGACGAAGCGCTTCCACCGCCGGGCCCGGACCTCGTTGAGCAGCAGCGCCAGGACGATCGGCAGCGGGAAGACAATGACCAGGGTGAGTGTGCCGAGAATCAGGGTATTGGTGAAAACCTGCCAGAAGGTCGGGTCGGCGAAGAACATCCGTACGTAGCGGAGGCCGACCCAGTACTCGCCGAAGACACTGCCGCCGGGCTGGAACCGGCGGAAGGCGATGACGTTGCCGAGCATCGGCAGGTAACGGAAGATCAGGAAGAACAACAACGGCAGGACGATCAGCGAGTAGAGCTGCCAGTCGCGCCGCAGCGCGCGACGCCAGGTACGCGATCGGGGTCGGCTCCGACCCCGCCGGGGCAGGTCGTCGACGGGCGGCAGGGGCACCTGCGCCTGCGGTGACGCATCGACCGCGCTGGGTGTGCTCATCCCAGTCGCCACCCCTCATGTCCGGTGCGCGGCGGGCTCCCTCCGGGCAGCAGGAGACACC from Solwaraspora sp. WMMD791 includes:
- a CDS encoding carbohydrate ABC transporter permease, which codes for MTVDTSRKLFGSDRRRPRRPDDTRGYRIFRIVNTVILTAVVIVTLYPFANIVARSLSEEGYIRSGQVSIVPRGFNLDTYRLVMSDSMFWTNYRNTIVYTLVATVISIVLTTCYAYVLSKKDLKGRGMLVGIAVFTMFFSGGLIPNYVLITSLGLKNSIWAIVLPNAINVFNLLVMKAFFESLPTELEEAAAVDGLNTYGILWRIVIPLSKAIIATMVLFYAVSFWNSWFSAFLYMDRSELFPVTVYLRNLIAGATTATSTGSSSDSLAQAAANIQSVTIILTVLPIIMVYPFIQRYFVSGIMLGAVKG
- a CDS encoding ABC transporter permease subunit; this encodes MSTPSAVDASPQAQVPLPPVDDLPRRGRSRPRSRTWRRALRRDWQLYSLIVLPLLFFLIFRYLPMLGNVIAFRRFQPGGSVFGEYWVGLRYVRMFFADPTFWQVFTNTLILGTLTLVIVFPLPIVLALLLNEVRARRWKRFVQSVSYLPHFLSIVIVAAMVMQILSIDGTVNTMIRSLGGEAIPFLQQPGWFRTIYVSSEVWQTVGWGTILYLAALTTIDEDLYEAARIDGANRWRQTWHVTLPGIRPTMVTLLILNIGTFMAVGFEKILLLYNPLTYPTADVISTYLYRMGVVSSNFSYAAAIGLFEALIGLTLVLSANLIARRAVGTSLW